Proteins from a genomic interval of Clostridium cochlearium:
- the gpr gene encoding GPR endopeptidase: MSVRTDLAVEAKEIYEEKNTGEIPGVELKEYRKGRVKITEVNVLNEQGEKAMNKAIGNYITLDIPNVNEYDTKYKEHISKILANTLIPLLKVDESMTALVVGLGNWNITPDSLGPKVVENIMITRHLKQYIPNEIDEGIRPVCGISPGVLGITGIETAEIIKAVSQKISPDIIICIDALASRRLERVNRTIQIGNTGISPGAGVGNRRMELNEKTLGVPVIAIGVPTVVDAATVANDTIDMVIDEMIKVADKDKNFYNMLKSLNRDEKEKMIKEVLTPYVGELMVTPKDVDTLMDSISKIISTGINIALQPALDLEDINSYLN, encoded by the coding sequence ATGAGTGTGAGAACAGATTTAGCTGTGGAAGCTAAAGAAATATATGAAGAAAAAAATACTGGAGAGATTCCAGGAGTAGAATTAAAAGAATATAGAAAGGGAAGAGTAAAAATTACAGAAGTAAATGTATTAAATGAACAAGGCGAAAAAGCTATGAATAAAGCCATAGGAAACTATATAACTTTAGATATACCAAATGTAAATGAGTACGATACAAAATATAAGGAACATATAAGTAAAATTCTAGCAAATACTTTAATACCTCTATTAAAAGTTGATGAAAGTATGACAGCTTTAGTTGTAGGATTAGGTAATTGGAATATAACACCGGATTCTCTTGGACCTAAAGTAGTTGAAAATATTATGATAACTAGACACTTAAAACAGTATATTCCCAATGAAATAGATGAAGGAATAAGGCCAGTGTGTGGAATATCTCCAGGTGTATTAGGGATTACAGGAATAGAAACAGCGGAGATAATAAAAGCAGTATCTCAAAAGATAAGTCCAGATATAATTATATGTATAGATGCTTTAGCATCAAGAAGACTTGAGAGAGTTAATAGAACTATACAAATAGGGAATACAGGTATATCACCAGGAGCAGGTGTTGGAAATAGAAGAATGGAATTGAATGAAAAAACTTTAGGAGTACCTGTAATTGCAATAGGAGTACCTACTGTAGTAGATGCAGCAACTGTGGCTAATGACACTATAGACATGGTTATTGATGAAATGATAAAAGTAGCTGATAAAGATAAAAATTTCTATAATATGTTAAAATCTTTAAATAGAGATGAAAAGGAAAAAATGATAAAAGAAGTTTTAACTCCATATGTAGGAGAATTAATGGTTACACCTAAAGATGTTGATACTTTAATGGATTCTATTTCAAAGATAATTTCTACTGGAATAAATATAGCATTACAACCAGCGTTAGATTTAGAAGATATAAATAGCTATTTAAATTAA